A window of Streptomyces marispadix contains these coding sequences:
- a CDS encoding S9 family peptidase, with product MAKTTAPYGSWPSPVDAALVASHDGKPEYLGAVGDEIWWTEPRPAEGGRRALMRLAPGRAEAQSVLPAPWNVRNRVIEYGGLPWAGTPRHEDGPLIVFTHFADQRLYAYEPDTAGQAPRPLTPVAEAVPGGLRWCDPVIVPDRPTGPEVWCVLEEFTGEGPTDLRRVLAAVPLDGSAADDRSLVRELTDDTSRFVTGPRRSPDGSRVAWLAWDHPAMPWDGTRVMTASVDGDGRFEDVHTVVGGPQESVAQIEWAPDGALLLATDESGWWNLRRLDLDASASGSGASTELCPREEEFAAGLWRIGQKWFAPLEGGLIATLHGRGSMRLGVLDPETGELADAAGPWTEWSGVATAGSRVFGVAAGPHSSHEVVELDTRTGHSRVVAAHHKDPVDPAYYPQPQERTFTGPDGREIHAQVYPPHNPGFQAPEGELPPYAVWVHGGPTSRAPLVLDLEIAYFTSRGIGVVEVNYGGSTGYGRAYRNRLREQWGVVDVEDCAAVARQLAAEGEADAQRLAVRGGSAGGWTSAASLTSPAAEGLYACGTISYPILDLAGWATDETHDFESQYLESLVGPLEHHPERYRDRSPLHRADRITVPFLLLQGLEDVICPPVQCERFVAQVDGSGVPYAYLTFEGEGHGFRRAETIIRAVESELSLYLQTFGIERDDVPVLELNR from the coding sequence CGCGCCGAAGCCCAGTCGGTGCTGCCCGCCCCGTGGAACGTACGCAACCGCGTCATCGAATACGGCGGACTGCCCTGGGCGGGCACCCCGCGCCACGAAGACGGGCCCCTCATCGTCTTCACCCACTTCGCGGACCAGAGGCTGTACGCCTACGAGCCCGACACGGCGGGGCAGGCCCCACGGCCCCTCACACCCGTCGCGGAAGCCGTCCCCGGAGGACTGCGCTGGTGCGATCCCGTCATCGTGCCCGACAGGCCCACCGGGCCCGAAGTGTGGTGCGTGCTGGAGGAGTTCACCGGAGAAGGCCCCACCGACCTGCGACGGGTACTCGCCGCCGTACCCCTGGACGGCTCGGCGGCAGACGACCGCAGCCTCGTACGTGAACTGACCGACGACACAAGCCGATTCGTGACCGGCCCGCGGCGCTCCCCGGACGGCAGCCGCGTCGCATGGCTCGCCTGGGACCACCCCGCCATGCCCTGGGACGGCACACGAGTCATGACCGCGAGCGTCGACGGCGACGGCCGCTTCGAGGACGTGCACACCGTGGTGGGCGGGCCGCAGGAGTCCGTCGCCCAGATCGAATGGGCGCCCGACGGGGCGCTGCTGCTCGCGACCGACGAGAGCGGCTGGTGGAACCTGCGGCGCCTCGATCTCGACGCATCCGCCTCCGGCAGCGGCGCCAGCACCGAACTGTGCCCCAGGGAGGAGGAGTTCGCCGCCGGACTGTGGCGCATCGGTCAGAAGTGGTTCGCACCCCTCGAAGGCGGACTGATCGCCACACTGCACGGACGGGGCTCCATGAGGCTGGGCGTACTCGACCCCGAGACCGGCGAACTGGCCGACGCCGCCGGGCCTTGGACCGAGTGGTCCGGCGTGGCCACCGCAGGCAGCCGCGTCTTCGGCGTCGCCGCAGGACCCCACAGTTCGCACGAGGTCGTCGAACTCGACACCCGTACCGGACACAGCAGGGTCGTCGCCGCACACCACAAGGACCCCGTCGACCCCGCCTACTATCCGCAGCCTCAGGAACGCACCTTCACCGGACCCGACGGGCGAGAGATCCACGCCCAGGTCTACCCTCCGCACAACCCCGGATTCCAGGCGCCGGAGGGCGAGTTGCCGCCCTACGCGGTATGGGTGCACGGCGGCCCGACCAGCAGGGCCCCACTCGTGCTCGACCTGGAGATCGCCTACTTCACCTCACGCGGCATAGGGGTCGTCGAGGTGAACTACGGCGGCTCCACGGGCTACGGCCGCGCCTACCGCAACCGGCTGCGTGAGCAGTGGGGCGTCGTCGACGTCGAGGACTGCGCCGCCGTCGCACGGCAGTTGGCGGCGGAAGGCGAGGCCGACGCGCAGCGGCTGGCCGTACGCGGCGGCAGCGCCGGAGGCTGGACAAGCGCCGCCTCCCTCACCTCACCGGCCGCCGAAGGTCTCTACGCCTGCGGGACGATCAGCTACCCCATTCTCGACCTGGCCGGCTGGGCCACCGACGAGACCCACGACTTCGAATCGCAGTATCTGGAATCCCTCGTCGGCCCGTTGGAGCACCACCCCGAGCGTTACCGCGACCGCTCGCCCCTGCACCGGGCCGACCGGATCACCGTTCCGTTCCTGCTGCTTCAGGGGCTGGAGGACGTGATCTGCCCACCCGTCCAATGCGAACGCTTCGTGGCTCAAGTCGACGGCAGCGGCGTGCCGTACGCCTACCTCACCTTCGAGGGCGAGGGGCACGGCTTCCGCCGCGCCGAGACGATCATCCGCGCCGTCGAGTCCGAACTCTCCCTGTATCTACAGACGTTCGGCATCGAACGCGACGACGTACCCGTACTGGAGCTGAACCGATGA
- a CDS encoding S66 peptidase family protein has product MTSDATAAHAKAAPSRASDSEPGPATAPAPAPASASAPRTGTGPAPVALTRPRRLRAGDRVGLVAPSGPVPPERLEAGVAILREWGLEPVVGRHVLAPHPSLAHLASTDEHRAHDLEEAWCDPSLAAVISARGGYGTQRLLDRLDWDRMRAAGPKVFVGYSDLTVLHEALAQRLELATLHGPMAATASFLEDEATRDHLRRSLFEPETVLRIGPADGSRTVVPGRARGLTIGGNLSLLAAERGTPYARPSAAGAVVLLEDIDQPPYSIDRLLTQLLRSGWFDGVAGIALGSWTECGDPAEVSVVLRERLEPLGVPLVEGMDFGHGPSTPTLPLGVPAVLDADARSLTYDEPGLL; this is encoded by the coding sequence ATGACCAGCGACGCGACCGCCGCCCACGCCAAGGCCGCGCCCTCACGCGCCTCCGATTCCGAGCCTGGGCCCGCCACCGCCCCCGCCCCCGCCCCCGCCTCCGCATCCGCGCCCCGCACCGGGACTGGGCCCGCACCCGTCGCGCTGACCAGGCCACGGCGTCTGCGAGCAGGCGACCGCGTGGGGCTGGTCGCACCCAGCGGACCCGTACCCCCGGAACGGCTGGAGGCGGGCGTGGCCATCCTCCGTGAATGGGGCCTGGAGCCCGTCGTGGGACGGCACGTCCTGGCGCCGCATCCCTCGCTCGCTCACCTCGCGAGCACCGACGAACACCGGGCCCACGACCTGGAGGAAGCCTGGTGCGACCCGTCGCTCGCAGCCGTCATCTCGGCCCGGGGCGGCTACGGCACCCAGCGGCTGCTGGACCGCCTCGACTGGGACAGGATGCGGGCGGCAGGCCCGAAGGTATTCGTCGGCTACAGCGACCTCACCGTGCTGCACGAGGCACTCGCACAGCGGCTCGAACTCGCCACCCTGCACGGGCCGATGGCGGCCACCGCCTCCTTCCTTGAGGACGAGGCGACCCGGGACCATCTGCGCCGGTCGCTCTTCGAACCCGAGACCGTACTCCGCATCGGACCGGCGGACGGCTCCCGCACCGTCGTCCCCGGCCGAGCCCGCGGCCTCACCATCGGCGGCAACCTCTCCCTGCTCGCGGCCGAACGCGGCACCCCCTACGCCCGCCCCTCCGCCGCCGGTGCCGTGGTGCTGCTGGAGGACATAGACCAGCCGCCCTACAGCATCGACCGGCTGCTGACGCAGCTACTGCGCTCCGGCTGGTTCGACGGCGTCGCAGGCATCGCCCTCGGCTCCTGGACGGAGTGCGGAGACCCCGCAGAGGTCAGCGTGGTACTGCGTGAGCGGCTCGAACCACTGGGCGTGCCCCTGGTCGAGGGCATGGACTTCGGCCACGGCCCCTCGACGCCCACCCTTCCGCTCGGCGTCCCGGCCGTACTGGACGCCGACGCGCGCTCACTCACCTACGACGAACCGGGACTGCTGTGA